One region of Luteolibacter yonseiensis genomic DNA includes:
- the accC gene encoding acetyl-CoA carboxylase biotin carboxylase subunit has protein sequence MFKRVLVANRGEIALRIIRACRELGVESVAVYSEPDVDSMHVQLADEAVCIGPASSKESYLKIDRIIAAAEITGADAIHPGYGFLSENARFAEICASSGITFIGPSSGVISKMGDKATARATAVANGVPITPGTEIMPDAETALVEAKKIGLPVMIKATAGGGGRGMRPCFKEEEFISLFQAASNEAVACFGNGDCYLEKLVINPHHVEIQVIGDSHGNYIHLGERDCSMQRRNQKIIEECPSPLLTPELRAKMGEASVNLIKNIDYQNAGTIEYLVDEKAENFYFMEMNTRIQVEHPVTEEVMGCELIKEQIRVAAGEPLSHHVLDAKPRGHSIECRINAEDPYNNFTPSPGTISLWYAPGGKGVRVDTHVYSGYTVPPHYDSMIAKLIVTGATREIAIARMKRALGEFMIRGIKTTIPFQQEIIAHPDFISGNYDIGWVARYLEERAK, from the coding sequence ATGTTCAAGCGTGTCCTCGTCGCCAATCGTGGCGAAATCGCCCTCCGCATCATCCGCGCGTGCCGCGAGCTCGGAGTGGAATCGGTCGCCGTTTACTCCGAACCGGATGTGGACTCCATGCACGTCCAGCTCGCTGACGAGGCGGTCTGCATCGGTCCCGCATCCAGCAAGGAATCCTATTTGAAAATCGACCGCATCATCGCCGCGGCCGAAATCACCGGCGCGGATGCGATCCACCCCGGCTACGGTTTCCTCTCGGAAAACGCCCGTTTCGCGGAAATCTGCGCCAGCTCCGGAATCACCTTCATCGGCCCGTCCTCCGGCGTCATTTCCAAAATGGGTGACAAGGCCACCGCCCGCGCCACCGCGGTGGCCAATGGCGTGCCCATCACTCCCGGCACCGAAATCATGCCGGATGCCGAGACGGCGCTCGTGGAAGCGAAGAAAATCGGGCTTCCCGTGATGATCAAGGCCACCGCCGGCGGTGGCGGCCGCGGAATGCGGCCCTGCTTCAAGGAAGAGGAGTTCATCTCGCTCTTCCAAGCCGCCTCGAACGAGGCGGTCGCCTGCTTTGGCAATGGAGACTGTTATTTGGAAAAGCTCGTGATCAATCCGCATCACGTTGAGATCCAGGTGATCGGTGACTCCCACGGCAACTATATCCACCTCGGCGAGCGCGATTGTTCGATGCAGCGCCGCAACCAGAAGATCATCGAAGAATGCCCGTCGCCGCTGCTCACCCCGGAACTTCGGGCGAAAATGGGCGAGGCCTCGGTGAATCTCATCAAAAACATCGATTACCAGAACGCGGGAACCATCGAGTATCTCGTGGATGAGAAAGCGGAGAATTTCTATTTCATGGAAATGAATACCCGCATCCAGGTCGAGCATCCGGTCACGGAGGAGGTCATGGGTTGCGAGCTCATCAAGGAGCAGATCCGCGTCGCCGCCGGTGAGCCGCTCTCCCATCACGTTCTCGACGCGAAGCCGCGTGGCCATTCCATCGAGTGCCGCATCAATGCGGAGGATCCCTACAACAATTTCACACCCAGCCCCGGAACCATTTCGCTCTGGTATGCTCCGGGCGGCAAGGGCGTCCGCGTCGATACCCACGTCTATTCCGGCTATACCGTCCCGCCGCACTACGACTCGATGATCGCCAAGCTCATCGTCACCGGTGCCACCCGCGAGATCGCCATCGCCCGCATGAAGCGCGCGCTCGGCGAGTTCATGATCCGGGGCATCAAGACCACCATCCCGTTCCAGCAGGAAATCATCGCCCATCCGGATTTTATCTCCGGAAACTATGACATCGGCTGGGTCGC
- the accB gene encoding acetyl-CoA carboxylase biotin carboxyl carrier protein gives MELQEIRRIVELMNEHGLTHFDLTKKDFHLKLKKGADLDDLKSLLSALPASAPVNYAPAPAAAAPAAPAAAAPAAAPVAEGSEITSPMVGTFYTKPAPDAPNFVDVGSTVSVGQTLCIIEAMKVMNEIKAEKSGTIVAVIAEDCTPVQYGDVLFRIK, from the coding sequence GTGGAACTCCAGGAAATCCGCCGCATCGTCGAACTCATGAATGAGCATGGGCTCACCCATTTCGACCTCACCAAGAAGGATTTCCATCTCAAGCTGAAAAAGGGGGCGGATCTTGACGATCTCAAGAGCCTCCTTTCCGCTCTTCCTGCTTCGGCTCCGGTGAATTACGCTCCAGCTCCGGCCGCCGCCGCGCCTGCGGCCCCGGCGGCGGCCGCTCCGGCAGCGGCACCCGTGGCGGAAGGTTCGGAAATCACCTCACCGATGGTCGGCACTTTCTACACCAAGCCCGCTCCGGATGCTCCGAATTTCGTCGACGTCGGCTCCACGGTCTCGGTCGGCCAGACGCTCTGCATCATCGAGGCCATGAAGGTCATGAACGAGATCAAGGCCGAAAAATCCGGCACCATCGTCGCAGTCATCGCAGAGGACTGCACACCGGTGCAATACGGTGACGTCCTTTTCCGCATCAAATGA
- the trmB gene encoding tRNA (guanosine(46)-N7)-methyltransferase TrmB, with the protein MIATQPYNILPRPAMPGELVPADYFRKMDRPEICRDDRPLEIDLGCGDGKFLMEMAREHPERDFIGVERLLGRVRKVCKKITKRGLENAQVLRLDSRYVVEWLLPESSVSRLHLLCPDPWPKFKHHRRRVMQLDFLESVRTCLRPGGEFLFMTDHEEYYQWSVAKVAAYGKFEILEWTEDTFFYPKTDFQLQWEAEGKSMFRLRCRRVD; encoded by the coding sequence GTGATTGCGACGCAGCCTTACAACATCCTGCCCCGCCCGGCGATGCCCGGTGAGTTGGTTCCAGCGGACTACTTCCGGAAAATGGATCGTCCGGAGATCTGCCGGGACGACAGACCTCTGGAGATCGACCTCGGCTGCGGCGACGGAAAATTCCTCATGGAGATGGCAAGGGAACATCCCGAGCGGGACTTCATCGGCGTCGAACGCCTGCTGGGACGGGTGCGGAAGGTCTGCAAGAAGATCACGAAGCGCGGACTGGAAAATGCCCAGGTCCTGCGGCTCGACAGCCGCTATGTGGTGGAGTGGTTGTTGCCCGAGTCATCCGTCTCCCGGCTGCATCTGCTGTGTCCGGACCCATGGCCGAAGTTCAAGCACCACCGCCGGCGTGTGATGCAGCTCGATTTTCTCGAATCCGTCCGCACCTGCCTGCGGCCCGGCGGCGAGTTTCTCTTCATGACAGACCACGAGGAATATTACCAATGGTCCGTGGCCAAGGTCGCGGCCTACGGGAAATTTGAGATCCTTGAATGGACGGAGGACACGTTTTTCTACCCGAAAACCGATTTCCAACTCCAATGGGAAGCCGAGGGCAAATCCATGTTCCGCCTGCGCTGCCGCAGGGTCGACTAA
- a CDS encoding ComEC/Rec2 family competence protein — MRWTFKLARRGHAANLMGRQPLFFAALVASACVLTAGLDGVWAQVLAVAAGLAGWWLGNGRTGASWWLCGLVAAGVFSWRTESRDADERGLLASGGGMMEGRVMKDGKGGGDFWRAPVILSGGPHAGVKVWWEGKGKSPVAGSRVRAEGSFGPLPVPRNPGEFDPAAWLRCQGVAAVFRASHITGEVETGTGAAFGAAIRQGFRSAVTDGLAEDSQAVEVIRAVVIGEQPPDAEELIAPFRNSGTLHAFSVSGMHVGMVALIGWFVLGACGMPRRWAVLVLLPLIFGYSWLTGNSPPAVRSAWMAAVFLAAFVTRRRPDLLNSLGAVLLVGMLWDGRLLFLPGVQLSYFVVAAIAVGADWTRSWFSWLAKPELYLPLGVMTGWQRFWLRSRQKLATSLEVSVAAAIGSTPLTVYHFGLLTPVSIVSNLFISWLILIMLCGALFSAAVHPFVPGVARMVNGLNGKVADLCVSIAKGFSAIPGGHYQLRQETEPFLLVYDLERGAGAACFSDGGSGAVMFDCADRYHFRRSVAPSLRRLGVAPDSVVLSHPDGGHLGGGDAVWSAFPIKQAVLPVEKSRSPAFRAWLDDSPAHGVKLLHVADFKNLPLPDGATLEVIHVPAPRSQNARADDRVAVFRMHWRGWKLLFTSDAGMNTEMAILDQKQDVEADVIIAGHHRGNVMLCDAFLAAVKPRAIVASHADFPFAEALRPQTVASWRSQGIKVVHQGEAGGVTLRVDDDGNLRLEGFVDRSATVLERR, encoded by the coding sequence ATGAGGTGGACCTTCAAACTTGCCAGGAGGGGACATGCCGCGAATCTCATGGGCCGGCAGCCGCTTTTCTTTGCGGCGCTGGTGGCTTCGGCCTGTGTCCTGACAGCGGGTCTCGATGGCGTGTGGGCCCAGGTGCTTGCGGTGGCGGCGGGTTTGGCCGGATGGTGGCTGGGGAATGGCCGGACCGGCGCGTCGTGGTGGCTGTGTGGTCTGGTGGCGGCCGGGGTTTTCTCCTGGCGGACGGAGTCGCGGGATGCGGACGAGCGCGGATTGCTGGCATCCGGCGGAGGAATGATGGAGGGCCGGGTGATGAAGGATGGCAAGGGCGGTGGTGATTTCTGGAGAGCTCCGGTGATCTTGTCAGGCGGACCGCATGCCGGGGTGAAAGTGTGGTGGGAAGGGAAGGGGAAATCTCCGGTGGCGGGTTCACGGGTGCGTGCGGAGGGAAGTTTCGGGCCATTGCCGGTGCCTCGGAATCCCGGCGAATTCGATCCGGCGGCCTGGCTTCGCTGCCAGGGAGTGGCGGCGGTGTTCAGGGCCAGCCACATCACGGGAGAGGTGGAGACCGGGACTGGCGCGGCATTCGGTGCGGCGATCCGCCAAGGATTCCGCAGCGCGGTCACCGACGGACTCGCGGAAGATTCGCAGGCGGTGGAAGTCATCCGTGCCGTCGTGATCGGCGAGCAGCCGCCCGATGCGGAGGAGTTGATCGCGCCCTTCCGGAACAGCGGTACACTGCATGCGTTTTCCGTGAGCGGCATGCACGTGGGCATGGTGGCGCTGATCGGGTGGTTTGTGCTGGGGGCGTGCGGCATGCCCCGGCGGTGGGCGGTGCTGGTCCTGCTGCCCTTGATTTTCGGCTACTCATGGCTCACGGGAAACAGTCCGCCCGCGGTGCGTTCCGCATGGATGGCGGCGGTGTTCCTCGCCGCCTTTGTGACGCGCAGGAGGCCGGATCTGCTCAATTCCCTGGGCGCGGTGTTGCTGGTGGGGATGCTGTGGGACGGGCGTCTGTTGTTTCTTCCCGGTGTGCAGCTTTCCTACTTCGTGGTGGCCGCCATCGCGGTCGGAGCGGATTGGACGAGGTCCTGGTTCTCGTGGCTGGCGAAGCCGGAGCTCTATCTGCCGCTCGGGGTGATGACGGGGTGGCAGAGGTTCTGGCTCCGTTCCCGCCAGAAACTCGCGACATCGCTGGAGGTCTCCGTCGCGGCGGCGATCGGCTCGACCCCCTTGACCGTGTATCACTTCGGACTGCTCACCCCGGTTTCGATTGTCTCCAATCTTTTCATTTCATGGCTGATTCTCATCATGCTGTGCGGTGCGTTGTTTTCCGCCGCAGTCCATCCGTTCGTGCCGGGCGTGGCACGCATGGTAAATGGGTTGAACGGAAAGGTTGCGGACCTTTGCGTCTCCATTGCGAAGGGATTTTCGGCAATCCCGGGCGGGCATTATCAATTGCGTCAGGAAACCGAGCCGTTTTTGCTGGTGTATGACCTGGAGCGCGGCGCTGGCGCGGCATGTTTCTCCGACGGCGGCAGCGGCGCGGTGATGTTCGACTGCGCGGATCGTTATCATTTCCGCCGCAGTGTCGCTCCCTCGCTGCGGCGGCTCGGTGTGGCGCCGGACTCGGTGGTCCTGAGCCATCCGGACGGAGGCCATCTCGGTGGCGGAGACGCGGTTTGGTCGGCTTTCCCGATCAAGCAGGCGGTCCTGCCGGTGGAGAAATCAAGGAGTCCGGCGTTCCGTGCGTGGCTGGATGATTCCCCCGCTCACGGGGTGAAGCTGCTCCATGTGGCGGATTTCAAAAATCTGCCGCTGCCGGATGGCGCGACGCTGGAGGTGATCCACGTTCCCGCGCCGCGATCCCAGAACGCCCGGGCGGACGACCGGGTGGCGGTTTTCCGCATGCACTGGCGGGGCTGGAAACTGCTCTTCACCAGTGACGCGGGCATGAATACCGAAATGGCGATACTGGACCAGAAACAGGATGTGGAGGCGGATGTGATCATCGCCGGACACCACCGTGGAAACGTGATGCTGTGTGATGCCTTCCTGGCTGCGGTAAAGCCCCGGGCCATCGTCGCCTCGCATGCGGATTTCCCCTTCGCCGAGGCACTGAGACCGCAGACGGTCGCTTCCTGGCGGTCACAAGGCATCAAGGTGGTCCACCAGGGTGAGGCGGGTGGCGTCACCCTCCGGGTGGATGACGACGGAAATCTGCGGTTGGAAGGTTTTGTCGATCGTTCGGCGACGGTGCTGGAGCGCCGTTAG
- a CDS encoding tetratricopeptide repeat protein, with translation MMKWIMYLVLAVLCGFAWNAYAKKGKEMDDLRHKIEEIRNKGDSDTDDLVPGMETDLKAMEDSRTVNGIFLTFLGAGFAGIFFVTTLLPFFAQMLSQGMIGSNEKVEKDAMSTARSLVAQGDYQGAIEAYKQAAAADPLNRLPWVEIVKLQKEQLEDPQAAIATIRHALESQEWEVNDAAYFLFRLAELYDEVEGDRASAVAIMNQVIEQFPSTRHSANAAHKLHEWSTQDASGNLAAEEAAFLAKMKNNPNGPQ, from the coding sequence ATGATGAAATGGATCATGTATCTGGTGCTCGCGGTGCTCTGTGGTTTTGCTTGGAACGCCTACGCGAAAAAGGGGAAGGAAATGGATGATCTGAGACACAAGATCGAAGAGATCCGGAACAAGGGTGACTCGGACACCGACGACCTCGTGCCGGGTATGGAGACCGATTTGAAGGCGATGGAAGACAGCCGCACGGTCAATGGGATCTTCCTGACGTTCCTCGGCGCGGGATTCGCCGGGATTTTCTTCGTCACCACCTTGCTGCCATTCTTCGCGCAGATGCTTTCGCAAGGCATGATCGGCAGCAACGAGAAGGTGGAGAAGGATGCCATGTCCACGGCGCGCTCGCTGGTGGCGCAAGGGGATTATCAAGGTGCCATCGAAGCCTATAAACAGGCCGCTGCCGCGGATCCGCTCAACCGCCTGCCATGGGTGGAGATCGTGAAGCTCCAGAAGGAGCAGCTCGAGGACCCGCAGGCCGCGATCGCAACCATCCGCCACGCTTTGGAAAGCCAGGAGTGGGAGGTCAACGATGCCGCCTATTTCCTTTTCCGCCTCGCGGAGCTGTATGACGAAGTGGAGGGAGACCGCGCTTCCGCGGTGGCCATCATGAACCAGGTCATCGAACAATTCCCAAGCACCCGCCACTCGGCGAATGCCGCCCACAAGCTCCATGAATGGAGCACGCAGGACGCATCCGGCAACCTGGCGGCGGAGGAAGCCGCTTTCCTGGCGAAGATGAAAAACAATCCCAACGGCCCGCAGTAA
- a CDS encoding glycoside hydrolase family 2 protein yields the protein MKLPISLAKNLRTRSALLIFNSLLCMSLPALAEWQAVKGGMMTKWGSELKADKVWQEYPRPQMVRGDWTNLNGLWDYAVTSKDQQTAANWNGQILVPFCPESSLSGVGRLIEPTEALWYKRPLPAPKEGKRTLLNFEAVDHTTTVWVNGQRIGSHTGGFTPFSFDITPALKAEGNELLIRVDDATEGYQLHGKQKLKNEGIWYTRVTGIWQTVWLENVAERFIRDLDYTTDIKTGTVKVDAKLSGKALEGEKIRVTASFGGKEITSGSGTITLPEPKLWSPDSPNLYDLKVELLGADGKVVDEVKSYVALREFGKNQDAAGNWRFTLNGKSIFHWGPLDQGWWPDGLLTPPSEAAMISDIDYLKAAGFNMIRKHIKIEPRSYYAHCDKVGMLMWQDQVSQGYGPETKPEGSNPQWTRMAENPKDGVWPDEAHEQYVTEYKRMVDHLRDVPCIAVWSPFNEAWGQHRTMEVGKMATEYDKTRHINIASGGNFWPIGDIADEHRYPDPGFPFEDKRFNNYVKVVGEFGGHGMPIEGHLWNKNSPNWGYGGLPKDLAEWKERYTRSIEVLGSLRKRGVCAGVYTQTTDVEVEINGLLTYDRVEKVDAAWLKPISDKLLSTPDVVIQSPVIPTSEKEPQAARFTTGKPAEGWEKPDFDDSAWKEGKGGFGTRETPGTQVGTEWNSEDIWLRRSVEVTAAIKGQAVLRVFHDEEATVFLNGEKIADLKGHTTGYADVPLSKPGLLKSGRNVIAIHCHQTKGGQYIDAGIYDETAR from the coding sequence ATGAAACTCCCTATATCACTCGCCAAAAACCTCCGGACCCGCTCCGCGTTGCTCATTTTCAACAGCCTGCTCTGCATGTCGCTTCCCGCACTGGCCGAATGGCAGGCCGTCAAAGGTGGCATGATGACGAAGTGGGGCAGCGAATTGAAAGCTGACAAGGTCTGGCAGGAATATCCCCGTCCCCAGATGGTGCGGGGGGATTGGACGAACCTCAACGGCCTCTGGGACTATGCCGTGACCTCCAAGGACCAGCAGACCGCCGCGAATTGGAACGGGCAGATCCTTGTTCCCTTCTGTCCCGAATCCAGCCTGTCCGGCGTCGGACGCCTCATCGAACCGACGGAAGCCCTCTGGTACAAGCGTCCGCTCCCCGCGCCGAAGGAAGGGAAGCGCACCCTGCTCAATTTCGAGGCGGTGGATCACACCACCACGGTGTGGGTGAACGGTCAGCGCATCGGCAGCCACACCGGCGGATTCACACCGTTTTCCTTCGATATCACCCCGGCGCTCAAGGCTGAGGGAAATGAGCTGCTCATCCGGGTGGACGACGCGACCGAAGGATACCAACTCCACGGCAAGCAGAAGCTCAAAAACGAAGGGATCTGGTATACCCGGGTGACGGGCATCTGGCAGACCGTGTGGTTGGAAAATGTCGCGGAACGGTTCATCCGGGATCTCGACTACACCACCGACATCAAGACCGGCACGGTGAAGGTGGACGCCAAGCTCTCCGGCAAAGCCCTTGAGGGTGAGAAAATCCGCGTGACCGCCAGCTTCGGCGGGAAGGAAATCACCAGCGGCAGCGGCACCATCACCCTGCCCGAGCCGAAGCTCTGGTCGCCCGACTCGCCGAATCTCTATGATCTGAAGGTCGAACTCCTCGGTGCGGATGGCAAGGTGGTGGATGAGGTGAAATCCTATGTCGCCCTGCGCGAATTTGGAAAAAACCAGGATGCCGCCGGAAACTGGCGCTTCACGCTCAACGGGAAATCCATTTTCCATTGGGGCCCTCTCGACCAGGGTTGGTGGCCGGACGGCCTGCTGACCCCGCCATCCGAGGCGGCCATGATCTCCGACATCGACTACCTCAAGGCCGCCGGGTTCAACATGATCCGCAAGCACATCAAGATCGAGCCACGCAGCTACTACGCCCATTGCGACAAGGTCGGCATGCTCATGTGGCAGGACCAGGTCAGCCAGGGCTACGGCCCGGAGACCAAGCCGGAGGGTTCCAATCCGCAATGGACCCGCATGGCGGAAAACCCGAAGGACGGTGTCTGGCCGGACGAGGCACACGAACAATACGTGACCGAATACAAGCGCATGGTGGATCACCTGCGCGACGTTCCCTGCATCGCGGTCTGGTCGCCATTCAACGAAGCATGGGGCCAGCACCGCACCATGGAAGTCGGTAAAATGGCCACCGAATACGACAAGACCCGCCATATCAACATCGCCAGCGGTGGTAATTTCTGGCCGATCGGGGACATCGCGGACGAACACCGCTACCCGGATCCCGGGTTCCCGTTCGAGGACAAGCGCTTCAACAACTACGTCAAGGTCGTCGGCGAATTCGGCGGACACGGCATGCCGATCGAGGGGCATCTCTGGAACAAGAACAGTCCGAACTGGGGTTACGGCGGCCTGCCGAAGGACCTGGCCGAGTGGAAGGAGCGCTACACCCGTTCCATTGAAGTGCTTGGCAGCCTCCGCAAGCGCGGGGTCTGCGCCGGTGTTTACACCCAGACCACCGACGTAGAGGTCGAGATCAACGGCCTGCTCACCTATGACCGTGTCGAGAAGGTGGATGCCGCATGGCTCAAGCCGATCTCGGACAAGCTGCTCTCCACTCCGGACGTCGTGATCCAGTCCCCCGTCATCCCCACCTCTGAAAAGGAACCGCAGGCGGCGCGCTTCACCACCGGCAAGCCTGCCGAGGGTTGGGAGAAGCCTGATTTCGACGACTCCGCGTGGAAAGAGGGCAAAGGCGGCTTCGGCACCCGGGAAACTCCGGGAACCCAGGTGGGCACCGAGTGGAACAGCGAGGATATCTGGCTCCGCCGCAGTGTGGAGGTGACCGCCGCCATCAAGGGGCAGGCCGTGCTGCGCGTTTTCCATGACGAGGAGGCGACCGTCTTCCTGAATGGGGAGAAAATCGCGGATCTCAAGGGGCACACGACCGGTTACGCGGATGTGCCGCTGTCCAAGCCCGGGCTTCTGAAATCCGGCCGCAACGTCATCGCCATCCACTGCCACCAGACCAAGGGTGGACAGTACATCGATGCGGGAATTTACGACGAGACCGCCCGTTGA
- a CDS encoding glycosyltransferase, with amino-acid sequence MTYGPFPGGWPESFSADFTKMAGVGFNAIRLYELPTGSLLDAAARHGLKVFGGLKWRQSADFLGNPEIFGSAVVDLVRFLKESGGHPALAGIYVGNEIPSDLARWMRPLKVRESIERLIDSGREVAPHLLFAYANYPSTEYLEPENADFTAFNVYLENEDAFRNYLKRLHHIAGDRPLVISEFGLDSSRNGLDRQAETLRWATQAALDHETAGMTVYAWSDRWWNAGAEVLEWDFGLTDRDGNPKPAMAVFPTDCKPSASQPKFFSIIVCTRNGRERIGACLEAIQQSYESYPTFETLVVDDGSTDGTAGFVEKNHPWVRLLRLPPGGLSAARNAGAAAANGEIFAFTDDDCEPDREWLARLDTIFQTGRYAAAGGPNLPPPPRTWEEAVVCAAPGAPSHVMLDDEEAEHLPGCNIAVTRAAFEKTGGFDPRFHTAGDDVDFCWRLRDAGFRLGFAPGAFVWHWRRPSLRTFLRQQLGYGHAERLLLAKHPSRFSRRGGAKWQGFVYGGGPVRVQSGSIIYFGPMGEAGYQGIINRMLPLRGLAKEFDTPLSRLALRAVSFLQPRLRAWARNGTLFIHGRRPYRSASPGHSDEFSIDSPEGHDREHFLKRLLKSGWIPSPPTAPWDLEKSGIRLLMATERGEGIAKRTLVRVWGADPPVLGKIRRTLTNDPIRTAANYEDFKNAIKEEPSYLIAESRKHASTSKRRLRK; translated from the coding sequence GTGACCTACGGACCGTTTCCCGGTGGTTGGCCGGAGTCATTCTCCGCGGATTTCACCAAAATGGCCGGGGTCGGATTCAATGCGATCCGGCTATACGAATTGCCGACCGGGAGCCTGCTCGATGCCGCTGCCAGGCATGGACTGAAAGTGTTCGGCGGATTGAAATGGCGTCAGAGCGCGGATTTCCTCGGCAACCCGGAAATTTTCGGCAGCGCGGTGGTCGATCTAGTCCGGTTTTTGAAGGAAAGCGGCGGGCATCCGGCGCTGGCGGGGATCTATGTGGGAAACGAAATCCCCTCCGACCTCGCACGCTGGATGCGTCCCCTGAAGGTGAGGGAGTCCATCGAGCGGCTCATCGACTCGGGACGGGAGGTGGCGCCGCATCTCTTGTTCGCTTATGCGAACTACCCCAGCACCGAGTATCTGGAGCCGGAAAACGCGGACTTCACCGCCTTCAACGTCTATCTTGAAAACGAGGATGCCTTCCGCAATTACCTGAAACGGTTGCACCACATCGCGGGGGACAGGCCTCTGGTCATTTCCGAGTTCGGCCTCGATTCATCCCGCAACGGGCTGGACCGCCAGGCGGAAACCCTGCGCTGGGCCACTCAGGCGGCACTCGACCACGAGACGGCGGGAATGACGGTCTACGCATGGAGCGACCGTTGGTGGAACGCCGGGGCCGAAGTGCTCGAATGGGATTTCGGGCTGACGGACCGCGACGGAAATCCGAAGCCCGCAATGGCGGTCTTTCCCACCGATTGCAAACCCTCCGCCTCCCAACCCAAATTTTTCAGCATCATCGTCTGCACCCGCAATGGCAGGGAACGCATCGGTGCGTGCCTGGAAGCGATTCAACAGTCTTACGAGTCCTATCCTACATTTGAAACCCTCGTCGTGGACGACGGTTCCACCGACGGCACCGCCGGCTTTGTTGAAAAAAACCATCCCTGGGTGAGGCTCCTACGCCTCCCGCCCGGTGGACTCAGCGCCGCGCGCAACGCCGGTGCCGCCGCCGCGAATGGTGAGATTTTCGCCTTCACCGATGACGATTGTGAACCCGACCGGGAATGGCTCGCCCGCCTCGATACCATTTTCCAAACCGGGCGATACGCCGCTGCCGGAGGCCCGAACCTCCCGCCGCCCCCACGCACTTGGGAGGAGGCTGTCGTCTGCGCCGCACCGGGAGCCCCGAGCCACGTCATGCTGGATGACGAGGAAGCCGAGCACCTGCCGGGCTGCAACATCGCCGTCACGCGTGCCGCCTTCGAAAAAACCGGTGGATTCGACCCACGGTTCCACACCGCCGGTGATGACGTGGATTTCTGCTGGCGCCTGCGTGACGCCGGTTTCCGCCTCGGCTTCGCACCGGGAGCCTTCGTCTGGCACTGGCGGCGGCCCTCGCTGCGCACCTTCCTCCGTCAGCAGCTCGGCTACGGCCATGCCGAACGCCTGCTGCTGGCCAAGCATCCTTCGCGTTTCTCCCGGCGTGGCGGTGCGAAATGGCAGGGCTTCGTCTATGGCGGCGGTCCTGTCCGGGTCCAATCAGGTTCCATCATCTACTTCGGTCCGATGGGTGAGGCGGGCTACCAAGGCATCATCAACCGCATGCTCCCATTGCGCGGGCTTGCGAAAGAATTCGACACCCCCCTCTCCCGTCTCGCCCTCCGTGCCGTCTCGTTCCTCCAGCCGAGGTTGCGGGCATGGGCGAGAAACGGCACGCTGTTCATCCACGGCAGACGGCCTTACCGGTCCGCCTCACCCGGCCACAGCGATGAATTTTCAATCGACTCGCCCGAAGGCCACGATCGTGAGCATTTCCTCAAACGTCTCCTGAAATCCGGTTGGATCCCCTCTCCCCCCACCGCGCCTTGGGATTTGGAAAAATCCGGCATCCGTCTGCTCATGGCCACCGAACGCGGGGAAGGAATCGCGAAGCGCACGCTCGTCCGCGTCTGGGGGGCGGATCCTCCGGTGCTCGGAAAAATCCGCCGCACGCTCACAAACGACCCCATCCGCACGGCGGCGAACTACGAGGATTTCAAAAACGCGATCAAGGAGGAGCCCTCCTATCTCATCGCGGAGAGCAGGAAGCACGCCTCCACATCGAAGCGTCGATTGAGGAAGTAG